A section of the Oncorhynchus nerka isolate Pitt River linkage group LG3, Oner_Uvic_2.0, whole genome shotgun sequence genome encodes:
- the LOC115104966 gene encoding Friend leukemia integration 1 transcription factor-like isoform X1 gives MDCTIKEALSVVSEDQSIFESPFPAATTMHMKGEMTSPGSFSQASEESQEPTEPEWAGPGAQNPGKRGEHINGTSRESPVDCSVTKRSRHMSSNEGGQLAYQASYPEPRASPQTATTPNSTTEEKRVIVPADPEVWTQDHVRQWLDWAIKEYSLEEVDIRHFHTLEGKALCKMTKEDMMRLTSAYNTDILLGHLNYLRQSSPTFSYPTTPTNNTQQQPRLQVKSENSYEEIGRRNSWSSNPMLPAVTKGSPMEHQHSTRVTEPPPRIVQDPYQALGPISSRLANPEGQALHSKKRTGKHSSYRLPDPSAHRPVGSGQIQLWQFLLELLSDSNNSSIITWEGNNGEFKMTDPDEVAKRWGERKSKPNMNYDKLSRALRYYYDKNIMTKVHGKRYAYKFDFQGISQAHQSHGGEGGIVKYQTEVSYAQPYHSHQPKINFMNTHAAPMPVSPGNFFGPSTTYWNSTTSPMYPGSPIPRHPGTHSHLSSYY, from the exons GAAGCACTGTCCGTGGTGAGCGAGGACCAGTCCATTTTCGAGTCGCCCTTCCCTGCCGCCACGACCATGCACATGAAGGGCGAGATGACGTCACCGGGAAGCTTCAGCCAGGCCTCCGAAGAGAGCCAAGAACCCACCGAGCCGGAGTGGGCCGGGCCGGGAGCACAGaaccctgggaagagaggagagcacATCAACGGAACCAG TCGTGAGTCCCCTGTGGACTGCAGTGTGACCAAACGCTCCAGACACATGAGCAGCAACGAAGGGGGTCAGCTGGCCTACCAGGCCTCATACCCTGAGCCCCGCGCCAGCCCCCAGACCGCCACCACGCCCAACAGCaccacagaggagaagagagtcaTAGTGCCCGCAG ACCCTGAGGTGTGGACCCAGGACCATGTGCGCCAGTGGCTGGACTGGGCCATCAAGGAGTACAGCCTGGAGGAGGTGGACATCAGGCACTTCCACACACTGGAGGGCAAGGCCCTCTGCAAGATGACCAAGGAGGATATGATGCGCCTCACGTCCGCCTACAACACTGACATCCTGCTCGGCCACCTCAATTACCTCCGACAGA GCAGCCCTACTTTCTCCTACCCCACAACTCCAACCAACAACACACAGCAACAACCCAGACTACAGGTTAAATCAG AGAACAGCTATGAGGAGATAGGCAGAAGGAACAGCTGGTCATCGAACCCCATGCTGCCTGCAGTAACCAAAG GTTCTCCCATGGAGCACCAACACAGCACCAGAGTCACAGAGCCTCCGCCGAGAATTGTACAAG ACCCATACCAAGCATTAGGTCCCATCAGCAGTCGTCTAGCCAACCCAG AAGGCCAGGCCCTCCACTCCAAGAAACGAACAGGCAAACACAGTTCATACAGGCTGCCTGACCCCAGCGCTCACAGGcctgtgg GCTCTGGACAGATCCAGCTGTGGCAGTTCCTGCTGGAGTTGCTGTCGGACAGCAACAACTCCAGCATCATCACCTGGGAGGGCAACAATGGCGAGTTCAAGATGACTGACCCGGACGAGGTGGCCAAGCGTTGGGGCGAGCGCAAGAGCAAACCCAACATGAACTATGACAAGCTGAGCCGCGCCCTGCGCTACTATTACGACAAGAACATCATGACCAAGGTGCACGGCAAGCGCTACGCCTACAAGTTTGACTTCCAGGGCATCTCACAGGCCCACCAGAGCCACGGCGGAGAAGGGGGCATTGTGAAGTACCAGACTGAGGTATCTTATGcccagccctaccacagccaccAGCCAAAAATTAACTTCATGAACACGCATGCCGCCCCTATGCCCGTGTCCCCTGGGAACTTTTTCGGGCCGTCTACAACTTACTGGAACTCAACAACCAGCCCCATGTATCCGGGGTCTCCCATACCAAGGCACCCAGGGACTCACTCCCACCTAAGCTCATACTATTGA
- the LOC115104966 gene encoding Friend leukemia integration 1 transcription factor-like isoform X2 gives MHMKGEMTSPGSFSQASEESQEPTEPEWAGPGAQNPGKRGEHINGTSRESPVDCSVTKRSRHMSSNEGGQLAYQASYPEPRASPQTATTPNSTTEEKRVIVPADPEVWTQDHVRQWLDWAIKEYSLEEVDIRHFHTLEGKALCKMTKEDMMRLTSAYNTDILLGHLNYLRQSSPTFSYPTTPTNNTQQQPRLQVKSENSYEEIGRRNSWSSNPMLPAVTKGSPMEHQHSTRVTEPPPRIVQDPYQALGPISSRLANPEGQALHSKKRTGKHSSYRLPDPSAHRPVGSGQIQLWQFLLELLSDSNNSSIITWEGNNGEFKMTDPDEVAKRWGERKSKPNMNYDKLSRALRYYYDKNIMTKVHGKRYAYKFDFQGISQAHQSHGGEGGIVKYQTEVSYAQPYHSHQPKINFMNTHAAPMPVSPGNFFGPSTTYWNSTTSPMYPGSPIPRHPGTHSHLSSYY, from the exons ATGCACATGAAGGGCGAGATGACGTCACCGGGAAGCTTCAGCCAGGCCTCCGAAGAGAGCCAAGAACCCACCGAGCCGGAGTGGGCCGGGCCGGGAGCACAGaaccctgggaagagaggagagcacATCAACGGAACCAG TCGTGAGTCCCCTGTGGACTGCAGTGTGACCAAACGCTCCAGACACATGAGCAGCAACGAAGGGGGTCAGCTGGCCTACCAGGCCTCATACCCTGAGCCCCGCGCCAGCCCCCAGACCGCCACCACGCCCAACAGCaccacagaggagaagagagtcaTAGTGCCCGCAG ACCCTGAGGTGTGGACCCAGGACCATGTGCGCCAGTGGCTGGACTGGGCCATCAAGGAGTACAGCCTGGAGGAGGTGGACATCAGGCACTTCCACACACTGGAGGGCAAGGCCCTCTGCAAGATGACCAAGGAGGATATGATGCGCCTCACGTCCGCCTACAACACTGACATCCTGCTCGGCCACCTCAATTACCTCCGACAGA GCAGCCCTACTTTCTCCTACCCCACAACTCCAACCAACAACACACAGCAACAACCCAGACTACAGGTTAAATCAG AGAACAGCTATGAGGAGATAGGCAGAAGGAACAGCTGGTCATCGAACCCCATGCTGCCTGCAGTAACCAAAG GTTCTCCCATGGAGCACCAACACAGCACCAGAGTCACAGAGCCTCCGCCGAGAATTGTACAAG ACCCATACCAAGCATTAGGTCCCATCAGCAGTCGTCTAGCCAACCCAG AAGGCCAGGCCCTCCACTCCAAGAAACGAACAGGCAAACACAGTTCATACAGGCTGCCTGACCCCAGCGCTCACAGGcctgtgg GCTCTGGACAGATCCAGCTGTGGCAGTTCCTGCTGGAGTTGCTGTCGGACAGCAACAACTCCAGCATCATCACCTGGGAGGGCAACAATGGCGAGTTCAAGATGACTGACCCGGACGAGGTGGCCAAGCGTTGGGGCGAGCGCAAGAGCAAACCCAACATGAACTATGACAAGCTGAGCCGCGCCCTGCGCTACTATTACGACAAGAACATCATGACCAAGGTGCACGGCAAGCGCTACGCCTACAAGTTTGACTTCCAGGGCATCTCACAGGCCCACCAGAGCCACGGCGGAGAAGGGGGCATTGTGAAGTACCAGACTGAGGTATCTTATGcccagccctaccacagccaccAGCCAAAAATTAACTTCATGAACACGCATGCCGCCCCTATGCCCGTGTCCCCTGGGAACTTTTTCGGGCCGTCTACAACTTACTGGAACTCAACAACCAGCCCCATGTATCCGGGGTCTCCCATACCAAGGCACCCAGGGACTCACTCCCACCTAAGCTCATACTATTGA
- the LOC115104966 gene encoding Friend leukemia integration 1 transcription factor-like isoform X3: MDCTIKEALSVVSEDQSIFESPFPAATTMHMKGEMTSPGSFSQASEESQEPTEPEWAGPGAQNPGKRGEHINGTSRESPVDCSVTKRSRHMSSNEGGQLAYQASYPEPRASPQTATTPNSTTEEKRVIVPADPEVWTQDHVRQWLDWAIKEYSLEEVDIRHFHTLEGKALCKMTKEDMMRLTSAYNTDILLGHLNYLRQSSPTFSYPTTPTNNTQQQPRLQVKSENSYEEIGRRNSWSSNPMLPAVTKGSPMEHQHSTRVTEPPPRIVQDPYQALGPISSRLANPGSGQIQLWQFLLELLSDSNNSSIITWEGNNGEFKMTDPDEVAKRWGERKSKPNMNYDKLSRALRYYYDKNIMTKVHGKRYAYKFDFQGISQAHQSHGGEGGIVKYQTEVSYAQPYHSHQPKINFMNTHAAPMPVSPGNFFGPSTTYWNSTTSPMYPGSPIPRHPGTHSHLSSYY; this comes from the exons GAAGCACTGTCCGTGGTGAGCGAGGACCAGTCCATTTTCGAGTCGCCCTTCCCTGCCGCCACGACCATGCACATGAAGGGCGAGATGACGTCACCGGGAAGCTTCAGCCAGGCCTCCGAAGAGAGCCAAGAACCCACCGAGCCGGAGTGGGCCGGGCCGGGAGCACAGaaccctgggaagagaggagagcacATCAACGGAACCAG TCGTGAGTCCCCTGTGGACTGCAGTGTGACCAAACGCTCCAGACACATGAGCAGCAACGAAGGGGGTCAGCTGGCCTACCAGGCCTCATACCCTGAGCCCCGCGCCAGCCCCCAGACCGCCACCACGCCCAACAGCaccacagaggagaagagagtcaTAGTGCCCGCAG ACCCTGAGGTGTGGACCCAGGACCATGTGCGCCAGTGGCTGGACTGGGCCATCAAGGAGTACAGCCTGGAGGAGGTGGACATCAGGCACTTCCACACACTGGAGGGCAAGGCCCTCTGCAAGATGACCAAGGAGGATATGATGCGCCTCACGTCCGCCTACAACACTGACATCCTGCTCGGCCACCTCAATTACCTCCGACAGA GCAGCCCTACTTTCTCCTACCCCACAACTCCAACCAACAACACACAGCAACAACCCAGACTACAGGTTAAATCAG AGAACAGCTATGAGGAGATAGGCAGAAGGAACAGCTGGTCATCGAACCCCATGCTGCCTGCAGTAACCAAAG GTTCTCCCATGGAGCACCAACACAGCACCAGAGTCACAGAGCCTCCGCCGAGAATTGTACAAG ACCCATACCAAGCATTAGGTCCCATCAGCAGTCGTCTAGCCAACCCAG GCTCTGGACAGATCCAGCTGTGGCAGTTCCTGCTGGAGTTGCTGTCGGACAGCAACAACTCCAGCATCATCACCTGGGAGGGCAACAATGGCGAGTTCAAGATGACTGACCCGGACGAGGTGGCCAAGCGTTGGGGCGAGCGCAAGAGCAAACCCAACATGAACTATGACAAGCTGAGCCGCGCCCTGCGCTACTATTACGACAAGAACATCATGACCAAGGTGCACGGCAAGCGCTACGCCTACAAGTTTGACTTCCAGGGCATCTCACAGGCCCACCAGAGCCACGGCGGAGAAGGGGGCATTGTGAAGTACCAGACTGAGGTATCTTATGcccagccctaccacagccaccAGCCAAAAATTAACTTCATGAACACGCATGCCGCCCCTATGCCCGTGTCCCCTGGGAACTTTTTCGGGCCGTCTACAACTTACTGGAACTCAACAACCAGCCCCATGTATCCGGGGTCTCCCATACCAAGGCACCCAGGGACTCACTCCCACCTAAGCTCATACTATTGA